One window of the Posidoniimonas polymericola genome contains the following:
- a CDS encoding PEP-CTERM sorting domain-containing protein yields the protein MTRKLLSLAIVACCASAAHANTIFLDFQHNNRPDTPGYNSIVSSTINGAAISFTDMLDSNGVPTAIDVGHVGFPANGNSAGHTGVTGDAAIFADGATSDSLFGHTNDFNGFLAPNPIITFSDLDASGATTYDFVLYAGRNGGSIRAGDYVFTDANGSVAFTDYDASLNTSEVIAVNGLVADANGEISLSMTAGATNDTSQRFFYINAMRITTNVPEPSVLGLLSVAGLFGLRRRVR from the coding sequence ATGACCCGGAAACTGCTCTCGCTTGCGATTGTCGCGTGCTGCGCGTCGGCGGCGCACGCGAACACGATCTTCCTCGACTTTCAACACAACAACCGCCCCGACACGCCGGGCTACAACAGCATCGTCAGCTCGACCATCAACGGCGCCGCGATCTCGTTCACAGACATGCTCGACTCGAACGGCGTCCCGACCGCCATCGATGTCGGCCACGTCGGCTTCCCGGCGAACGGCAACTCGGCCGGGCACACCGGCGTCACCGGCGACGCGGCCATCTTTGCTGACGGGGCGACCAGCGACTCGCTATTCGGTCACACCAACGACTTCAACGGGTTCCTCGCGCCAAACCCGATCATCACGTTCAGCGACCTCGACGCCTCCGGCGCCACGACCTACGACTTCGTGCTCTACGCCGGCCGCAACGGCGGCAGCATCCGCGCTGGCGACTACGTGTTCACCGACGCCAACGGATCGGTTGCGTTCACCGATTACGACGCCTCGCTCAACACGTCCGAGGTGATTGCGGTCAACGGCCTGGTCGCGGACGCAAACGGCGAGATCAGCCTCTCCATGACCGCCGGAGCCACCAACGACACCAGCCAGCGGTTCTTCTACATCAACGCGATGCGCATCACGACCAACGTGCCCGAGCCGTCGGTTCTTGGTCTGCTGTCGGTCGCCGGCCTGTTCGGCCTGCGGCGGCGGGTCCGCTAG
- a CDS encoding SUMF1/EgtB/PvdO family nonheme iron enzyme produces MRPIQFFLFLLILAAAAHADTFSGLGGVAEIEFVTIGDPGNPADTTGAPNPAGAVDYEYRIGKYEISEAVYYSVVGTGGPPIVGTDLPMTNIRWYFAAQFVNSLNQIKGYPSAYKGIGSRDGLQLWSSGDPGYDPANPYRNRQAFYFLPSADEWYKAAYYDPATGVYYDYATGSNDLPDGIDFAGDPDFETVRADNYSPAGPNDVTNAGLLSPYGTMGQTGNVVEWEETAFDLTNDSAVEARGARGGAWFETDQWLDAGRRGQGAPNQAYDWVGFRVASRAPVPEPGAAAIGLWAAVALSAAARRGRVTA; encoded by the coding sequence ATGAGACCGATTCAGTTTTTTCTGTTCTTGTTGATACTCGCCGCCGCAGCTCATGCTGACACCTTCAGCGGATTGGGCGGCGTGGCCGAGATCGAGTTCGTCACGATCGGCGACCCCGGCAACCCGGCCGATACGACCGGCGCCCCGAATCCGGCCGGCGCCGTCGACTACGAGTACCGGATCGGCAAGTACGAGATCTCTGAAGCAGTGTACTACTCGGTTGTCGGCACTGGCGGTCCTCCGATCGTCGGGACCGACTTGCCGATGACGAACATCAGGTGGTACTTCGCGGCTCAGTTCGTCAACTCGCTCAACCAGATCAAGGGGTATCCGTCTGCCTATAAAGGGATTGGCAGTCGCGACGGGCTCCAGCTGTGGAGCTCCGGCGACCCCGGCTACGACCCCGCCAATCCGTACCGCAACCGCCAAGCCTTCTACTTCCTGCCGAGCGCCGACGAGTGGTACAAGGCCGCCTACTACGACCCGGCCACCGGGGTGTACTACGACTACGCCACTGGCAGCAACGACCTGCCCGACGGGATCGACTTCGCTGGCGACCCCGACTTCGAGACCGTCCGCGCCGACAACTACAGCCCAGCGGGTCCAAACGACGTGACCAACGCCGGCCTGCTGAGCCCGTACGGCACGATGGGTCAGACCGGCAACGTCGTGGAGTGGGAGGAGACCGCCTTCGACCTGACCAACGACAGCGCGGTCGAGGCCCGCGGCGCACGCGGCGGAGCGTGGTTCGAGACCGACCAGTGGCTCGACGCCGGCCGCCGTGGCCAGGGCGCGCCGAACCAGGCGTACGACTGGGTCGGGTTCCGGGTCGCCTCGCGCGCCCCTGTTCCGGAGCCGGGGGCGGCGGCCATCGGCCTGTGGGCCGCGGTGGCGCTGTCGGCTGCCGCTCGCCGCGGCCGGGTTACCGCTTAG
- a CDS encoding TIGR02117 family protein produces MPEEPQTDSRRRFLRRLRRWLVRGVLAVVGFVAFYALFLLVGLIQVNRGYAPPADGIEVFVQSDAVHTDLILPIQNGQWDWSELLPAADFPEEPAWATHYAIGWGDRGFYLDTPTWADLKASTAVVAMFWPSRTVMHVSACTAPGREQTSARVVLTPEQYRTLCESIADSFAGDHTEQIDFSYGRYDAFYQATGAYHCFYTCNSWAGAKLRAAGVATPLFTPLPGQVGMYLE; encoded by the coding sequence ATGCCCGAAGAACCACAAACGGACAGCCGGCGCCGGTTTCTGCGTCGGTTGCGGCGGTGGCTGGTCCGGGGGGTGCTTGCGGTCGTCGGCTTCGTGGCGTTCTATGCGTTGTTCCTCTTGGTCGGGCTGATCCAGGTGAACCGGGGCTACGCGCCGCCGGCAGACGGGATCGAGGTGTTCGTGCAGTCCGACGCCGTGCACACCGACCTGATCCTGCCGATCCAGAACGGCCAGTGGGACTGGAGCGAGCTGCTCCCCGCCGCCGACTTCCCCGAGGAACCGGCCTGGGCCACGCACTACGCCATCGGCTGGGGCGACCGCGGCTTCTATCTCGACACGCCGACCTGGGCCGACCTGAAGGCCTCGACCGCGGTGGTCGCCATGTTCTGGCCCAGCAGGACCGTGATGCACGTCTCGGCGTGCACGGCGCCCGGCCGCGAGCAGACCTCCGCCCGAGTGGTGCTCACGCCCGAGCAGTACCGCACGCTGTGCGAGTCGATCGCCGACTCGTTCGCCGGCGATCACACCGAGCAGATCGACTTCTCCTACGGGCGCTACGACGCGTTCTACCAAGCGACCGGCGCCTACCACTGCTTCTACACGTGCAACAGCTGGGCCGGCGCCAAGCTGCGAGCGGCGGGCGTGGCGACCCCGCTGTTCACGCCGCTGCCGGGGCAGGTGGGAATGTACTTGGAGTGA
- a CDS encoding PAS domain-containing sensor histidine kinase, translating to MQHPSAKTTATDLAVLHREIATIRAQLSAIDRSHGRIEFSTQGIILEVNQNYLDMMGYHRGELLGRHHRLFVPEADHDSPDYAEFWRRLHDGTFQRGEFMRLAHDGSQRWIQATYNPVCCPEGRVERVVKYAIDITPQKRAEQVAERASLLLDAQLAAIDRSQCRVEFSADGTILDVNDNFVQMMGYRREELLGRHHRIMMPDGGYDPVEYEAFWELLRGGHFHRDEFMRIARDGSQRWMQATYTPFCLSDGRVERVVKYAIDITDRKKLEARNSRRERLESIGALATGVAHEINSPLQCILGVLNYLNASYARQADASGTLKPAGLAGWVRDHREAIDDAIDAAEKAAGITAAMRVFSLPSTPGRQEFGLGEAVDIAIKLTRNATAGVAAVAIDGESLSHRMVGYEGEICQVMVNLIANAVDAIQERPGSERGGAQIRIEGRRLPDGGLEVVCADTGVGMEPDVVTRAFDRFFTTKDTGGVGLGLWLCYDVVVNRHGGQIRIDSEPGRGAVFTLWFPPSCLVDGDRHVDENPRSADLSPAR from the coding sequence ATGCAACACCCCTCAGCCAAAACCACGGCGACCGATCTCGCGGTGCTGCACCGGGAGATTGCGACCATCAGGGCGCAGCTGTCGGCGATCGACCGGTCTCACGGCCGGATCGAGTTCAGCACTCAGGGGATCATCCTAGAGGTCAACCAGAACTACCTCGACATGATGGGGTACCACCGCGGCGAGTTGCTGGGGCGCCACCACCGGCTGTTCGTCCCCGAGGCCGACCACGACAGCCCCGACTACGCCGAGTTCTGGAGACGCCTGCACGACGGCACCTTCCAACGCGGTGAGTTCATGCGACTGGCCCACGACGGTTCGCAGCGTTGGATCCAGGCGACCTACAACCCAGTCTGCTGTCCCGAGGGTCGGGTGGAGAGGGTCGTGAAGTACGCGATCGACATCACTCCCCAGAAGCGGGCCGAGCAGGTGGCGGAACGCGCCTCGCTGCTGCTCGACGCGCAGCTCGCCGCGATCGACCGCTCGCAGTGCCGCGTCGAATTCAGCGCCGATGGGACCATCCTCGACGTCAACGACAACTTTGTGCAGATGATGGGCTACCGCCGAGAGGAGCTGCTCGGGCGGCACCATCGGATAATGATGCCCGACGGCGGGTACGACCCCGTTGAGTACGAGGCGTTCTGGGAGCTGCTCCGCGGGGGGCACTTCCACCGCGACGAGTTCATGCGGATCGCCCGCGACGGCTCGCAGCGGTGGATGCAGGCCACCTACACGCCGTTCTGCTTGTCGGACGGTCGGGTGGAACGCGTCGTGAAGTACGCCATCGACATCACCGACCGCAAGAAGCTCGAGGCGCGCAACTCGCGCCGCGAACGGCTGGAGTCGATCGGCGCGCTCGCGACCGGCGTCGCGCACGAGATCAACTCGCCGCTGCAATGCATCCTTGGCGTCCTGAACTACCTGAACGCCTCGTACGCCCGGCAGGCGGACGCGTCCGGAACGCTCAAGCCGGCCGGCCTTGCGGGTTGGGTCCGGGACCACCGGGAAGCAATCGACGACGCGATTGACGCGGCGGAGAAGGCGGCGGGCATCACCGCTGCGATGCGGGTCTTCTCACTCCCCAGCACTCCAGGACGCCAGGAGTTCGGGCTGGGCGAGGCCGTCGATATCGCCATAAAGCTGACGCGGAACGCCACCGCCGGCGTGGCGGCGGTCGCCATCGACGGGGAATCGCTCTCGCACCGGATGGTTGGCTACGAGGGCGAAATCTGCCAGGTAATGGTCAACCTCATCGCCAACGCAGTCGACGCTATCCAAGAGCGGCCCGGCTCCGAGCGGGGCGGCGCACAGATCCGGATCGAGGGCCGCCGACTGCCCGATGGCGGCCTGGAGGTGGTGTGCGCCGACACGGGCGTCGGGATGGAGCCGGACGTAGTGACACGGGCATTCGACCGCTTCTTCACCACCAAGGATACGGGCGGCGTCGGCCTAGGTTTGTGGCTGTGCTACGACGTGGTCGTCAACCGCCACGGCGGCCAGATCCGGATCGACAGCGAGCCGGGACGCGGAGCGGTTTTTACACTCTGGTTCCCGCCGTCGTGTCTGGTTGACGGCGATAGACACGTGGACGAGAACCCGCGGTCGGCCGATCTGTCGCCGGCCCGGTAA
- a CDS encoding serine/threonine protein kinase has product MANRHLRFLPTKATFNLGEKLGAGTVGVVYRATSPDIEHPVAVKILHPSVADDQNIVDRFEREIMITERMEHPHIVKHYGGGQLDGQFFYAMQLLEHGSLKDRIKTHGPVPWPQAAAYAVHIASALQHAHNHGIIHRDLKPSNLFFDEGGDLVLGDFGIARDTYDADITEQGITVGTYAYMSPEQITADSKISGKADLYSLGCVLYEMLTGAPPYTGANFAQIWDQHLNKNPPRVRDFKTPKGKRVDCPEWLDDLITQLLAKEASDRPHSARAVQGMIMQHLFDEFGEEKARELTKDQPMGSDESEQQPRMWAVWAALALIAAVLAIVAAKQG; this is encoded by the coding sequence ATGGCCAACCGCCACCTCCGCTTCCTGCCGACCAAAGCCACGTTCAACCTCGGCGAGAAACTCGGCGCGGGGACCGTCGGCGTGGTCTACCGCGCCACGAGCCCCGACATCGAGCACCCCGTCGCGGTCAAGATCCTCCACCCCAGCGTCGCCGACGATCAGAACATCGTCGATCGCTTCGAGCGGGAGATCATGATCACCGAGCGGATGGAGCACCCCCACATTGTCAAGCACTACGGCGGCGGCCAGCTCGACGGGCAGTTCTTCTACGCGATGCAGCTGTTGGAGCACGGCTCGCTGAAGGACCGCATCAAGACGCACGGCCCGGTCCCCTGGCCGCAGGCGGCCGCGTACGCGGTGCACATCGCCTCGGCCCTGCAGCACGCGCACAACCACGGCATCATCCACCGCGACCTGAAGCCGTCCAACCTGTTCTTCGACGAGGGCGGCGACCTCGTGCTGGGCGACTTCGGCATCGCCCGCGACACCTACGACGCCGACATCACCGAGCAGGGGATCACGGTCGGCACGTACGCGTACATGTCGCCGGAGCAGATCACCGCCGACAGCAAGATCTCCGGCAAGGCGGACCTGTACTCGCTCGGCTGCGTGCTGTACGAGATGCTGACCGGCGCGCCGCCCTACACCGGCGCCAACTTCGCGCAGATCTGGGACCAGCACCTCAACAAGAACCCGCCCCGCGTCCGTGACTTCAAGACCCCCAAGGGCAAGCGGGTCGACTGCCCCGAGTGGCTCGACGACCTCATCACGCAGCTGCTCGCCAAGGAGGCGTCCGACCGGCCCCACAGCGCCCGCGCCGTGCAGGGCATGATCATGCAGCACCTGTTCGACGAGTTCGGCGAGGAGAAGGCCCGCGAGCTGACCAAGGACCAGCCAATGGGCTCCGACGAGTCGGAACAGCAGCCGCGGATGTGGGCCGTGTGGGCCGCGCTCGCGCTGATCGCCGCGGTGCTGGCGATCGTCGCGGCCAAGCAGGGTTAG
- a CDS encoding PEP-CTERM sorting domain-containing protein (PEP-CTERM proteins occur, often in large numbers, in the proteomes of bacteria that also encode an exosortase, a predicted intramembrane cysteine proteinase. The presence of a PEP-CTERM domain at a protein's C-terminus predicts cleavage within the sorting domain, followed by covalent anchoring to some some component of the (usually Gram-negative) cell surface. Many PEP-CTERM proteins exhibit an unusual sequence composition that includes large numbers of potential glycosylation sites. Expression of one such protein has been shown restore the ability of a bacterium to form floc, a type of biofilm.), with amino-acid sequence MSPRKLALFSLAALLLAGSPLAAFELPWWVDSVTVTQPGTGGIGSVRLDGVWWDTAAPDAISHSVVDGALHLSLSAPGLAGAGDALTPWTLTEEFGPLDPIVNEITGSVWNVLPNDRGVRELVSGPDFLGWIYPRPRGEFHGLGSLGDPAYVSAAFDVSADGRVVTGHNELAPNAAGFITHEAFAWSPSTGMVSIGLLPGGSPGGSTGRGVSADGNYIVGDSSIRRDVFQSQEAFRWSLGGGMQPLGTIHGVSSTGQAHATSRNGRVVVGVNEFYPPTRPPEGSGLPPNYFRRAFRYTDDSGMQDLGLLKEYGEYSTSEAVDVSASGEVIVGNAHRLQNPLAFEPFHPDQAQPFLWTREVGMVGLGNPPLPFASLVPVPQETTANAVSADGKVVVGVDRVLWGPEVDARTPYMLEQAVMWTEDLGWKYIPPFRLPPGPEFIGSEAVDVSAEQGRVVGHAFLLSTDATTTVDPALLDGDIDAFGRLQAPFLWDRQHGMRPLARVLAGDYGLEMEGWRLLEVGAISDDGTTIVGTGINPDGQQEAWRAVLHRSVRTGDADFDGDVDRQDVAALTANLGMNAESAEVYWMYGDFDENGAVDQSDMMLLLANYDGRSSGDFNGDGVVDAGDYSFWRDHHGDQTGLADANGDNQADAADYHAWRSNFGLVLGEPVADQTVPEPGALGLLVLAAIVGWRRRKDWPRRGTRRHKKVASVGPTLPGGSCALLCLFVAINYRSRA; translated from the coding sequence ATGTCGCCGCGTAAGCTCGCTCTGTTCTCGCTGGCCGCGTTGCTGCTCGCCGGCTCCCCACTCGCCGCGTTCGAACTCCCCTGGTGGGTCGACTCGGTCACGGTCACCCAGCCGGGCACAGGCGGTATTGGCTCGGTGAGGCTCGACGGCGTGTGGTGGGACACCGCCGCGCCCGACGCTATCAGTCACTCCGTGGTCGACGGCGCGCTGCACCTGTCGCTGTCGGCTCCCGGCCTGGCCGGCGCGGGCGACGCGCTCACCCCGTGGACCCTGACCGAAGAGTTCGGCCCGCTCGACCCCATCGTCAACGAGATCACCGGCTCGGTCTGGAACGTGCTTCCCAACGACCGCGGCGTCCGCGAGCTGGTCTCCGGACCCGACTTCTTGGGCTGGATCTACCCGCGGCCGCGGGGCGAGTTCCACGGGCTCGGCAGCCTCGGCGACCCGGCCTACGTCAGCGCCGCGTTTGACGTCTCGGCCGACGGGCGGGTCGTGACCGGGCATAACGAGCTCGCTCCCAATGCGGCCGGCTTTATCACCCACGAGGCGTTCGCGTGGTCGCCGTCGACCGGCATGGTGTCGATCGGCCTGTTGCCGGGCGGCTCGCCCGGCGGCAGCACGGGCCGCGGCGTCTCGGCGGACGGCAACTACATCGTTGGCGACTCTTCGATCCGCCGCGACGTATTCCAGAGCCAAGAGGCGTTCCGCTGGTCGCTCGGCGGCGGCATGCAGCCGCTCGGCACGATCCACGGCGTCTCGTCTACCGGCCAGGCCCACGCGACTTCTCGCAACGGCCGCGTCGTGGTCGGCGTCAACGAGTTCTACCCGCCGACCCGCCCGCCCGAGGGCTCGGGCCTGCCGCCGAACTACTTCCGCCGCGCCTTCCGCTACACCGACGATTCCGGCATGCAGGACCTCGGCTTGCTGAAGGAGTACGGCGAGTACTCGACCAGTGAGGCGGTGGACGTCTCTGCGAGCGGCGAAGTGATTGTCGGCAACGCCCATCGCCTCCAGAACCCGCTCGCCTTCGAACCGTTTCACCCCGACCAGGCACAGCCGTTCTTGTGGACACGCGAGGTGGGAATGGTAGGCCTTGGCAACCCGCCGCTGCCGTTTGCATCGCTTGTGCCCGTGCCACAGGAAACCACCGCCAACGCCGTTTCGGCCGACGGCAAGGTCGTGGTCGGCGTCGACCGGGTGCTGTGGGGCCCGGAAGTCGACGCCCGCACGCCGTATATGCTCGAGCAGGCCGTGATGTGGACCGAGGATCTCGGCTGGAAGTACATCCCACCATTCCGCCTGCCGCCCGGCCCCGAGTTTATCGGCTCCGAGGCCGTGGACGTTTCTGCCGAGCAGGGCCGCGTCGTGGGGCACGCGTTCCTCTTGTCTACGGACGCCACGACCACCGTCGACCCAGCGCTGCTCGACGGCGACATCGACGCCTTCGGGCGTTTGCAGGCGCCGTTCCTGTGGGACCGTCAGCACGGCATGCGGCCGCTGGCCCGGGTGCTGGCCGGCGACTACGGCCTCGAGATGGAGGGCTGGCGGCTGCTCGAGGTCGGCGCCATCAGCGACGACGGCACGACCATCGTCGGCACCGGCATAAACCCTGACGGCCAGCAGGAGGCGTGGCGGGCCGTGCTGCACCGCTCGGTCCGCACCGGCGACGCCGACTTCGACGGCGACGTCGACCGCCAGGACGTGGCGGCCCTGACGGCCAACCTCGGCATGAACGCCGAGTCGGCCGAGGTCTACTGGATGTACGGCGACTTCGACGAGAACGGCGCGGTCGACCAGTCGGACATGATGCTGCTGCTCGCCAACTACGACGGCCGCAGCTCCGGCGACTTCAACGGCGACGGCGTCGTGGACGCGGGCGACTACAGCTTCTGGCGTGACCACCACGGCGACCAGACCGGCCTGGCCGACGCCAACGGCGACAACCAGGCCGACGCCGCCGACTACCACGCCTGGCGGAGCAACTTCGGCCTCGTGCTTGGCGAGCCGGTCGCCGACCAGACGGTTCCCGAGCCGGGGGCGCTCGGGCTGCTCGTGCTCGCGGCGATCGTCGGCTGGCGTCGCCGTAAGGATTGGCCACGAAGAGGCACGAGAAGACACAAGAAGGTTGCGTCCGTCGGACCGACGCTCCCCGGAGGTTCTTGTGCTCTCTTGTGCCTTTTCGTGGCCATCAACTACCGTAGTCGGGCGTAG
- the glnA gene encoding type I glutamate--ammonia ligase codes for MSPQEVLTMCRERDVKAIDFRFMDFPGLWQHFTIPAGKLDEAVFEDGLGFDGSSIRGWQAINESDMLLVPEPSSAWIDPFTKLSTLCMICNVQDPITREDYSRDPRNVARKAANYLKSTGVADTCFIGPEAEFFIFDDVRFDQTPSQGFYSIDSVEAEWNRGADERPNLGHKLRHKEGYFPCPPADQLMDIRNEMMQLMIESGLDVECQHHEVATAGQAEIDLKYDEMVAMGDHMCKYKYIVKNVAHRHNKTVTFMPKPLFSDNGSGMHTHISFWKNGEPLFAGNGYAGLSDEALFAIGGILKHAPALLAFTNPTTNSYKRLVPGYEAPVNLAYSQRNRSASCRIPMYSPSPKAKRIEFRCPDPSSNPYLAFSALMMAALDGIQNKTHPGEPLDKDIYDLSPEELAEVPKTPGSLSESLDALAADHEFLLRGDVFTEDVINTWIEYKQKNEVEAINLRPHPYEFCLYYDI; via the coding sequence ATGTCTCCCCAAGAAGTTCTGACGATGTGCCGCGAGCGGGACGTCAAGGCGATTGATTTCCGGTTCATGGACTTCCCCGGCCTGTGGCAGCACTTCACGATCCCCGCCGGCAAGCTCGACGAGGCCGTGTTCGAGGACGGCCTCGGCTTCGACGGCTCCAGCATCCGCGGCTGGCAGGCGATCAACGAGTCGGACATGCTGCTCGTGCCCGAGCCCTCCAGCGCCTGGATCGACCCGTTCACCAAGCTCTCCACGCTCTGCATGATCTGCAACGTGCAGGACCCGATCACGCGTGAGGACTACAGCCGCGACCCGCGCAACGTCGCACGCAAGGCGGCCAACTACCTCAAGAGCACCGGCGTGGCCGACACCTGCTTCATCGGGCCCGAGGCCGAGTTCTTCATCTTCGACGACGTCCGCTTCGACCAGACCCCCAGCCAGGGCTTCTACAGCATCGACAGCGTCGAGGCCGAGTGGAACCGTGGCGCCGACGAGCGCCCCAATCTGGGCCACAAGCTGCGGCACAAGGAGGGCTACTTCCCGTGCCCGCCCGCCGACCAGCTGATGGACATCCGCAACGAGATGATGCAGCTGATGATCGAGTCGGGCCTGGACGTCGAGTGCCAGCACCACGAGGTCGCCACCGCCGGCCAGGCCGAGATCGACCTGAAGTACGACGAGATGGTCGCGATGGGCGACCACATGTGCAAGTACAAGTACATCGTCAAGAACGTCGCGCACCGGCACAACAAGACCGTCACCTTCATGCCCAAGCCGCTGTTCAGTGACAACGGCTCCGGCATGCACACCCACATCAGCTTCTGGAAGAACGGCGAGCCGCTGTTCGCCGGAAACGGCTACGCCGGACTGTCCGACGAAGCGCTGTTCGCCATCGGCGGCATCCTCAAGCACGCGCCGGCGCTGTTGGCCTTCACCAACCCGACGACCAACAGCTACAAGCGGCTGGTCCCCGGCTACGAGGCGCCCGTCAACCTGGCCTACAGCCAGCGCAACCGCTCGGCCAGCTGCCGCATCCCGATGTACAGCCCCAGCCCCAAGGCCAAGCGGATCGAGTTTCGCTGCCCCGACCCCAGCAGCAACCCCTACCTGGCCTTCAGCGCCCTGATGATGGCCGCGCTGGACGGCATCCAGAACAAGACCCACCCGGGCGAGCCCCTGGACAAGGACATCTACGACCTCTCGCCCGAGGAGCTGGCCGAGGTCCCCAAGACCCCGGGCTCGCTGAGCGAGTCGCTCGACGCGCTGGCCGCCGACCACGAGTTCCTGCTTCGCGGCGACGTCTTCACCGAGGACGTCATCAACACCTGGATCGAGTACAAGCAGAAGAACGAGGTCGAGGCGATCAACCTGCGGCCGCACCCGTACGAGTTCTGCCTGTACTACGACATTTAG
- a CDS encoding DUF2200 domain-containing protein — MAKSHDERIAVLTFASVYPHYVTKVEKKGRTVEELHQVIMWLTGFTERTLQKHIKGGTTFEEFFAAAKLNPNAHLITGAICGYCVEEIENPLTQKVRYLDKLVDELAKGTMEKILRSA, encoded by the coding sequence ATGGCTAAATCCCACGACGAGCGTATCGCCGTGCTAACCTTCGCCTCGGTCTACCCCCACTACGTGACGAAGGTCGAGAAGAAGGGCCGCACCGTGGAGGAGCTGCACCAGGTAATCATGTGGCTGACCGGCTTCACCGAGCGGACGCTGCAAAAGCACATCAAGGGCGGCACCACCTTCGAGGAGTTCTTCGCCGCCGCCAAGCTTAACCCCAACGCCCACCTCATCACCGGCGCAATTTGCGGCTACTGTGTCGAGGAGATCGAGAACCCGCTCACGCAGAAGGTGCGCTACCTCGACAAGCTGGTCGACGAGCTCGCCAAGGGGACGATGGAGAAGATCCTGCGGAGCGCGTGA
- a CDS encoding LysE family translocator has protein sequence MPSSEQLLGFVLASCVLIAAPGPDLLGVLSLGLSRGRRAGVGFAIGCALGCLSHTLWAVVGISALIAASEMAFSLLKFAGAAYLVYLAIGALRSGGSFDGSVGAATNAKPAAVRTAPYVLRGFLANALNPKVALFFLALVPQFMDPAKPAAPQAALLGGLFCLLTMAAFSAIGAYAGVLGRWLAERTGLGRWLDRAAGCVFLALAGKLLWAKR, from the coding sequence ATGCCCAGCAGCGAGCAACTCCTCGGCTTCGTGCTCGCTTCCTGCGTGCTGATTGCCGCCCCGGGGCCCGACCTCCTCGGCGTGCTGAGCCTCGGCCTGTCGCGTGGCCGGCGGGCCGGCGTGGGGTTCGCCATCGGCTGCGCGCTGGGGTGCCTGTCGCACACGCTGTGGGCGGTCGTGGGAATCTCGGCGTTGATCGCGGCGTCGGAGATGGCCTTCTCGCTGCTGAAGTTCGCCGGCGCCGCGTACCTCGTATACCTGGCCATCGGCGCACTGCGGAGCGGCGGGTCCTTCGACGGGTCCGTTGGCGCTGCGACCAACGCGAAGCCCGCCGCCGTCCGCACGGCGCCCTACGTGCTCCGCGGCTTCCTGGCCAACGCCCTGAACCCGAAGGTCGCCCTGTTCTTTCTGGCGCTCGTGCCGCAGTTCATGGATCCCGCCAAGCCCGCGGCGCCACAGGCGGCGCTGCTCGGAGGGCTGTTTTGCCTGCTGACGATGGCCGCGTTCAGCGCTATCGGCGCGTACGCCGGCGTGCTAGGCCGGTGGCTCGCCGAACGGACCGGCCTGGGCCGCTGGCTCGACCGCGCCGCGGGGTGCGTGTTCCTCGCGCTGGCGGGCAAGCTGCTGTGGGCTAAGCGGTAA
- a CDS encoding Uma2 family endonuclease, which produces MLQLFPDQVRIPDVCFVSWERLKGSGFPQQAAPSLAPDLAVEVLSPGNTDQEMHRKLEEYFEAGVRLVWYVDPRDKSVTSYTAVEKSTRLTEADQLTGGDVLPGLTIDLAKLFEIPTPPGD; this is translated from the coding sequence ATGCTGCAGTTGTTTCCTGACCAGGTACGCATTCCCGACGTCTGCTTCGTGTCGTGGGAACGGCTCAAGGGTTCCGGCTTCCCTCAGCAGGCCGCGCCGAGCCTGGCGCCGGACTTGGCGGTCGAGGTGCTCAGCCCGGGCAACACCGACCAGGAGATGCATCGGAAACTCGAGGAGTACTTCGAGGCCGGCGTGCGGCTGGTGTGGTACGTTGACCCCCGCGACAAGTCGGTCACTTCCTACACCGCGGTTGAGAAGTCGACGCGCCTCACCGAGGCCGACCAGCTCACCGGCGGCGACGTGCTGCCCGGGCTGACGATCGACCTGGCGAAACTATTCGAGATCCCGACGCCGCCCGGCGACTGA